From a region of the Triticum aestivum cultivar Chinese Spring chromosome 7D, IWGSC CS RefSeq v2.1, whole genome shotgun sequence genome:
- the LOC123166162 gene encoding cytochrome b-c1 complex subunit 8-1, mitochondrial has protein sequence MGKMPVRMKAVVYALSPFQQQVMPGLWKDITTKIHHKVSENWISATLLITPVVGTYQYAMWYKEQEKLSHRY, from the exons ATGGGGAAGATGCCGGTGCGGATGAAGGCGGTGGTGTACGCGCTGTCGCCGTTCCAGCAGCAGGTGATGCCGGGCCTGTGGAAGGACATCACCACCAAGATCCACCACAAGGTCTCCGAGAACTGGATCTCCGCCACGCTCCTCATCACCCCCGTCGTCGGCACCTACCA GTATGCGATGTGGTACAAGGAGCAGGAGAAGCTGTCCCACAGATACTAA